A genomic segment from Nicotiana sylvestris chromosome 1, ASM39365v2, whole genome shotgun sequence encodes:
- the LOC138877198 gene encoding uncharacterized protein, which translates to MDNHELITVFLEAQEPDYFQNMMSAMGRPFAKAIKIGEMVENGLKTSRIKLKQMGVIGPIAPHHIHPNSHGFQANARCEYHLGTPGHSTDDCWTLKRAIKRPITEKLIVVTNGEDPPNVTNNPLPAHNDVHFIGMIGRDLERKPFNRAQMTVGTIHEGTKWDKGAPSLENVTLFVPKVTRLEVPSNVPIPRLYVLGGHHITWQNYGSTKGTTEPIIIRHVVQPPLTNTKTIPWNYNKTVMTYKGKEIIEEVGETGGLTRSGRCYSPEESRKAKQIREGQLPIKKYVTEEEAEEFLKKMKVHDYSIINQLRKTPAQISLLSLLLHSKEHAHVLIKNLNKALVLEKTIVNELEKMANRFFKVNRISSTNDELPEEGAGHNRALHLVVKCEGHYVKRVMIDGGSSVDVCPLSNLQGMKINTDRIRPRNVRIRAFDGSARDTIGEINLTMTIGSVDFEIVFQVVDMDTSYNFLLGRPWIHMARVVPSILYQMEGKPILHPRLSATFVMVAAVILRQGCEPGKGLGHHCKEFRSLFLRSITRPRLQEGQNSLAHANIGKICHGLSQMFSEVNMIQAGEGTSRADMQLIDPDTMLTNWKAAPLPTRNESCFVNAGFNNMTCMRNSRLDLKKLSNVEIIHREVEYDEDEFVEEIKRELEQFENKPKPNLNEIEPINIGSLEEVRETKISIHTEQKTRDALIQLLFEYRDVFDWSYDDMPGLSADLVVHKHPTYPDFPPVQQKQQKFKTDVSDKIKEERMKQLSALELSDTPPGWRMLCLCGRMMERPESVLTTGT; encoded by the exons atggataatCATGAGTTGATCACTGTGTTTTTGGAGGCTCAAGAGCCTGAttatttccaaaatatgatgtccgcaatgggtagGCCTTTTGCcaaagcaatcaagataggggaAATGGTCGAAAATGGCCTAAAGACTAGCAGGATT AAACTAAAACAAATGGGCGTGATTGGACCCATCGCTCCCCACCATATACATCCCAATTCACATGGATTTCAAgcaaatgctagatgtgaatatcatTTAGGTACCCCGGGGCATAGCACTgatgattgttggactttaaaaAGAGCTATAAAAAGACCCATCACTGAAAAGTTGATTGTGGTAACAAATGGCGAAGACCCTCCCAATGTTACAAACAACCCATTGCCAGCACACAATGATGTTCATTTTATAGGAATGATTGGACGAGATCTGGAACGCAAGCCGTTTAATCGGGCACAGATGACCGTGGGAACAATTCATGAGGGAACCAAATGGGATAAAGGCGCCCCGAGCTTAGAAAATGTAACTTTATTTGTTCCTAAGGTCACGAGGTTGGAAGTTCCCTCTAATGTTCCAATCCCAAGGTTGTATGTCCTTGGAGGCCACCACATCACATGGCAGAATTATGGCAGTACAAAGGGTACAACAGAGCCAATCATAATCAGACATGTCGTGCAACCCCCTCTGACAAATACAAAAACCATtccttggaactacaacaaaactgtgatgacatacaaaggcaaggaaatcatagaagaagtgggggaaactggaggtttgactcgatcagggaGGTGTTACTCTCCAGAGGAGTCGAGGAAGGCCAAACAAATCAGAGAAGGACAATTGCCAATAAAGAAATATGTCACTGAAGAggaggcagaagagtttttgaaaaagatgaaagttcaCGATTACTCAATCATTAACCAGCTAAGAAAGACTCCTGCCCAAATCTCTCTACTATCTCTGCTCCTACACTCAAAAGAGCATGCCCATGTACTGATCAAGAACTTGAACAAGGCACTTGTCTTAGAGAAGACCATAGTGAATGAGTTAGAGAAGATGGCCAACAGATTTTTCAAGGTGAACAGAATCTCCTCTACTAATGATGAACTTCCCGAGGAAGGAGCCGGGCATAATAGGGCTTTGCACCTGGTCGTCAAATGTGAGGGGCATTATGTAAAGCGAGTCATGATTGATGGAGGCTCGAGTGTAGATGTATGCCCTCTCTCTAATTTGCAAGGCATGAAAATTAACACAGATAGAATCCGGCCTAGAAATGTTCGCATTCGGGCTTTTGATGGCTCAGCGAGAGATACCATTGGGGAGATCAACCTCACCATGACAATTGGGTCGGTTGACTTTGAAATTGTCTTCCAAGTAGTAGACATGGACACTTCTTATAACTTtcttcttggaaggccatggatccataTGGCTCGAGTTGTGCCATCCATATTGTATCAGATG GAAGGAAAGCCCATTCTGCATCCTCGTCTTTCTGCCACATTTGTAATGGTGGCTGCAGTTATATTGAGACAGGGATGtgagccaggaaaaggcttggggcatcattgcaaggaattTCGGAGCCTATTTCTCCGTTCAATAACCAGG CCACGACTTCAAGAGGGTCAAAATTCCTTGGCGCATGCAAACATTGGTAAAATTTGTCATGGCCTCAGCCAGATGTTTTCTGAAGTGAATATGATCCAGGCTGGTGAAGGCACTAGTCGTGCCGATATGCAACTAATTGACCCAGACACCATGCTCACCAACTGGAAAGCAGCTCCTCTCCCCACAAGGAATGAGtcttg TTTTGTTAATGCTggctttaataacatgacatgcatgaggaattcaCGCCTAGATCTTAAAAAGCTGTCTAATGTCGAAATAATACATCGAGAGgttgaatatgatgaagatgagtttgttgaggaaataaaaagagagttggaacaatttgaaaacaagcctaagcCCAACCTCAATGAAATTGAGCCAATTAATATCGGAAGTCTTGAAGAAGTTAGAGAAAcaaagataagcattcacactgaaCAGAAAACCAGAGATGCCTTgattcaacttttatttgaatacagagatgtgtttgattggtcttacgatgatatgccgggtttaagtgctgatctagtggttcataagcATCCTACGTATCCTGATTTTCCaccagtccaacaaaagcaacaaaaatttaaaacagacgtgagtgacaaaatcaaagaggaaaGAATGAAGCAACTGAGCGCATTAGAGCTGTCCGATACACCACCTGGGTGGCGAATGTTGTGCCTGTGCGGAAGAATGATGGAAAGAccagagtctgtgttgactacagggacctga
- the LOC138877206 gene encoding uncharacterized protein, with translation MYFDGAVNIKGVRIWAILISLIGHHYPAIARLWFFCTNNMVEYEACIMGLKMAIDLDVHELLVMGDSDLIIRQAQGDWETRDIKLIPYRQCVQGLSKRFKSIEFRCIPRFHNELADALATIASMLPYPRNTHIDPLEIQVRNQQGYCNTIETEPDGEPWYHDIKRFLKIREYPEHAKGDQKRTIRWLASGFFLNGEILYKRTPDLNLLRCTNAIEAKRIMSEVHSRVCRPHINGYVLAKKILRAGNYWLTMERDCFRFVRKCHQCQIHGDLIHSPPSELHPMSSP, from the coding sequence atgtattttgatgggGCTGTCAATATCAAAGGAGTTAGGATCTGGGCAATCCTCATCTCACTTATTGGACATCATTACCCTGCAATAGCCCGACTTTGGTTCTTCTGTACCAATAATATGGTAGAATACGAAGCCTGTATCATGGGTTTGAAAATGGCCATCGATCTGGATGTGCATGAACTATTGGtaatgggagattctgacttgattatccggcaagcccaaggcgatTGGGAGACTCGAGATATCAAGCTTATTCCGTACAGACAATGTGTTCAAGGCTTGAGCAAAAGATTCAAATCCATCGAGTTCAGGTGCATTCCCAGGTTTCACAACGAGCTAGCTGATGCCTTGGCTACTATAGCCTCGATGCTTCCTTATCCAAGAAACACTCATATTGATCCACTAGAAATCCAAGTTCGGAATCAACAGGGTTACTGCAATACAATTGAGACAGAAccagatggtgaaccatggtatcatgatataaAACGATTCCTGAAAAtaagagaatatccagagcatgccaaaggagatcaaaaaagaactaTAAGGTGGCTCGCCAGTGGTTTTTTCCTGAATGGGGAAATTCTATACAAGAGGACCCCAGATTTAAACTTGTTGAGATGCACAAATGCTATAGAAGCAAAGCGGATCATGAGTGAAGTGCATTCGAGGGTATGCAGGCCTCACATAAATGGATATgttttggcgaagaagattctgcGGGCAGGGaattattggcttactatggagcgagattgcttcaGATTTGTTCGCAAGTGTCACCAATGTCAGATTCATGGTGACCTGATTCACTCACCTccttcggagttgcatcccatgtcctctCCTTAG
- the LOC104217955 gene encoding filament-like plant protein 7 isoform X2, whose product MDQKSWLWPRKRSSEKTIVSISKSDHPVQVNGVETVPNEKEIFLEQSLKILDEKLATALSESNSKDEQLIRSAEMEQEAIAGQKKAEAEVLCLKKELDEAVVRREAANESIMHLNTALRDHIQQLTSLREEQEQNVRDAVMRTSKEFEKAHKKLEDRLAETSKRITNLTHENSHLNKVLLVKGKIIEDLTKSSKQAEAEFNALMSRLDSVEKENSFLRYEYQMLEREFHIRNEDMEFSRRSLDASHKQQLENVKKIRKLEAECQRLRLLSRKRLPGQVALTKVKNEIEMQEKSQTVIRRRKSDPPTGSLILKDTAKDDIPHKEITFLVERMCNLEGENKALKDLLGRKEVEICHSSVKGSKELALASPLSNETSSISSYDTCKRDESVCSKMIGVSEMCLMDDFAEMEKLAIVAVDSTIGSSYPPSDASLALSDSSRIETHGHQIDSTGKELVKVGQYDLYDLGMEVQGQDSLSKRSSNWLHEILKIIMEQSRVSKKGADELLEDIRVALYNVNPPCTGPSELLPISGYITWKSPVTSPKMQSLTIEPGSTQSVISELEKICSILQAENERLKAEINSMKSSNKDVQVKLQVMKNKSENLANELKQSQQSIVSLRVELEEAKESKRMMEDLMENQKSINEDLDTQLTVTKVKLNETLQKLSSLEVELEDRSHCCEELEGTCLELQLQLESITANPTSVDNMDQEKGPQKTGWEITSASAKLAECQETILNLGKQIKALALPKENTVGATNGSIKNMRKHMSLLDRMLSEDDVQKEELNSPNLEEPLSTINTVHATQSPQSEAKTPNMRTMVILPTKKRGGMNFLRKLLLRKKRERSKKRAFPLGIETY is encoded by the exons ATGGACCAGAAGTCATGGTTATGGCCGAGGAAACGATCTTCAGAGAAGACGATTGTTTCAATCAGCAAATCTGATCATCCTGTTCAAGTAAATGGAGTGGAG ACAGTTCCAAATGAAAAGGAAATATTTCTGGAGCAATCATTGAAAATCTTAGATGAGAAGTTAGCTACCGCGCTCAGTGAGTCTAATTCTAAAGATGAACAATTGATACGGTCTGCAGAAATGGAACAAGAAGCTATTGCAG GTCAGAAGAAAGCAGAAGCTGAAGTGCTTTGCTTAAAAAAAGAACTAGATGAAGCAGTCGTTCGGAGAGAAGCTGCTAATGAAAGTATAATGCACTTGAACACCGCGCTGAGGGATCATATACAGCAATTAACTTCTCTCCGAGAGGAACAGGAGCAAAACGTACGTGATGCTGTAATGAGGACGTCAAAAGAATTTGAGAAGGCGCACAAAAAGTTAGAGGATAGATTAGCAGAAACGAGTAAAAGGATCACAAATTTGACACATGAGAATTCTCATCTAAATAAGGTCCTTCTCGTGAAAGGTAAGATAATTGAAGATCTAACTAAGAGCAGTAAACAGGCAGAAGCAGAGTTTAATGCACTAATGTCGAGGTTAGATTCTGTGGagaaagaaaattcttttttgaGGTATGAATATCAGATGCTTGAGAGGGAGTTCCATATTCGGAATGAAGATATGGAGTTCAGCCGTCGCTCTCTGGATGCCTCACATAAGCAGCAACTAGAGAATGTGAAGAAAATTAGAAAATTGGAAGCAGAATGTCAAAGATTACGCCTTCTAAGTCGCAAGCGGCTGCCTGGTCAGGTTGCATTGACAAAGGTTAAGAATGAAATTGAAATGCAAGAAAAAAGTCAAACTGTCATAAGGAGGAGGAAGTCAGATCCCCCGACTGGAAGTTTAATTCTTAAAGACACAGCGAAGGATGACATTCCCCATAAGGAGATAACTTTTCTAGTTGAACGCATGTGTAATCTGGAGGGAGAGAACAAGGCTTTGAAAGATTTATTAGGCAGGAAAGAAGTTGAGATTTGCCATTCTTCTGTTAAGGGTTCCAAAGAGCTGGCCTTGGCTAGTCCACTATCAAATGAAACTTCCTCAATATCAAGTTACGACACATGCAAGAGAGATGAAAGTGTTTGTTCAAAAATGATTGGGGTTTCAGAGATGTGTTTGATGGATGATTTTGCTGAAATGGAGAAACTTGCAATAGTTGCTGTTGATTCTACAATAGGGAGTTCTTATCCTCCCTCAGATGCAAGTCTCGCTTTATCAGATTCCTCGAGAATAGAGACACATGGACACCAGATCGACTCGACTGGTAAGGAACTAGTTAAAGTGGGACAATATGATTTATATGACTTGGGAATGGAAGTTCAAGGACAAGATTCACTGTCCAAGAGATCCTCCAATTGGCTTCATGAAATCTTGAAAATAATAATGGAGCAAAGCCGTGTCTCAAAAAAGGGCGCTGATGAATTATTAGAGGATATTAGAGTAGCTTTGTACAATGTAAACCCTCCATGTACTGGGCCGTCTGAACTGCTTCCCATCAGTGGTTATATTACTTGGAAATCTCCGGTAACATCTCCAAAAATGCAAAGTCTAACAATTGAACCGGGATCAACGCAAAGTGTTATATCTGAATTGGAGAAAATTTGTTCTATCCTCCAAGCAGAAAATGAAAGATTGAAAGCTGAGATAAACAGTATGAAGTCCTCAAACAAAGATGTACAAGTCAAGCTGCAGGTCATGAAGAACAAGAGCGAAAACTTGGCAAATGAACTTAAGCAATCACAACAAAGTATTGTAAGTCTACGAGTTGAACTGGAAGAAGCTAAAGAATCTAAAAGGATGATGGAAGATCTTATGGAAAATCAGAAATCAATCAATGAAGATCTCGATACGCAGCTTACTGTGACCAAAGTTAAACTAAATGAAACACTTCAAAAACTATCTTCTCTTGAAGTAGAATTGGAAGACAGAAGTCACTGTTGTGAAGAGCTGGAAGGAACTTGTCTCGAGcttcaacttcaacttgaaag TATTACTGCCAATCCAACTTCCGTGGACAACATGGATCAAGAAAAAGGCCCGCAGAAAACT GGCTGGGAAATAACATCTGCTTCTGCAAAATTGGCCGAGTGTCAAGAGACTATACTGAACCTAGGGAAGCAAATTAAGGCCTTAGCTTTGCCGAAGGAAAATACAGTTGGTGCCACCAATGGTAGCATTAAGAACATGAGGAAGCACATGTCTCTACTCGATCGAATGTTATCAGAGGATGACGTGCAAAAGGAGGAACTCAACTCTCCCAACTTAGAAGAACCCCTAAGCACCATTAATACAGTTCATGCAACTCAAAGCCCACAGTCTGAAGCTAAAACTCCGAATATGAGAACTATGGTTATTTTACCAACCAAGAAGCGCGGGGGGATGAATTTTCTAAGGAAGCTTTTACTAAGGAAGAAGCGAGAAAGAAGCAAGAAGAGAGCCTTTCCGTTAGGCATTGAAACTTATTAA
- the LOC104217955 gene encoding filament-like plant protein 7 isoform X1 gives MDQKSWLWPRKRSSEKTIVSISKSDHPVQVNGVEGQTVPNEKEIFLEQSLKILDEKLATALSESNSKDEQLIRSAEMEQEAIAGQKKAEAEVLCLKKELDEAVVRREAANESIMHLNTALRDHIQQLTSLREEQEQNVRDAVMRTSKEFEKAHKKLEDRLAETSKRITNLTHENSHLNKVLLVKGKIIEDLTKSSKQAEAEFNALMSRLDSVEKENSFLRYEYQMLEREFHIRNEDMEFSRRSLDASHKQQLENVKKIRKLEAECQRLRLLSRKRLPGQVALTKVKNEIEMQEKSQTVIRRRKSDPPTGSLILKDTAKDDIPHKEITFLVERMCNLEGENKALKDLLGRKEVEICHSSVKGSKELALASPLSNETSSISSYDTCKRDESVCSKMIGVSEMCLMDDFAEMEKLAIVAVDSTIGSSYPPSDASLALSDSSRIETHGHQIDSTGKELVKVGQYDLYDLGMEVQGQDSLSKRSSNWLHEILKIIMEQSRVSKKGADELLEDIRVALYNVNPPCTGPSELLPISGYITWKSPVTSPKMQSLTIEPGSTQSVISELEKICSILQAENERLKAEINSMKSSNKDVQVKLQVMKNKSENLANELKQSQQSIVSLRVELEEAKESKRMMEDLMENQKSINEDLDTQLTVTKVKLNETLQKLSSLEVELEDRSHCCEELEGTCLELQLQLESITANPTSVDNMDQEKGPQKTGWEITSASAKLAECQETILNLGKQIKALALPKENTVGATNGSIKNMRKHMSLLDRMLSEDDVQKEELNSPNLEEPLSTINTVHATQSPQSEAKTPNMRTMVILPTKKRGGMNFLRKLLLRKKRERSKKRAFPLGIETY, from the exons ATGGACCAGAAGTCATGGTTATGGCCGAGGAAACGATCTTCAGAGAAGACGATTGTTTCAATCAGCAAATCTGATCATCCTGTTCAAGTAAATGGAGTGGAG GGACAGACAGTTCCAAATGAAAAGGAAATATTTCTGGAGCAATCATTGAAAATCTTAGATGAGAAGTTAGCTACCGCGCTCAGTGAGTCTAATTCTAAAGATGAACAATTGATACGGTCTGCAGAAATGGAACAAGAAGCTATTGCAG GTCAGAAGAAAGCAGAAGCTGAAGTGCTTTGCTTAAAAAAAGAACTAGATGAAGCAGTCGTTCGGAGAGAAGCTGCTAATGAAAGTATAATGCACTTGAACACCGCGCTGAGGGATCATATACAGCAATTAACTTCTCTCCGAGAGGAACAGGAGCAAAACGTACGTGATGCTGTAATGAGGACGTCAAAAGAATTTGAGAAGGCGCACAAAAAGTTAGAGGATAGATTAGCAGAAACGAGTAAAAGGATCACAAATTTGACACATGAGAATTCTCATCTAAATAAGGTCCTTCTCGTGAAAGGTAAGATAATTGAAGATCTAACTAAGAGCAGTAAACAGGCAGAAGCAGAGTTTAATGCACTAATGTCGAGGTTAGATTCTGTGGagaaagaaaattcttttttgaGGTATGAATATCAGATGCTTGAGAGGGAGTTCCATATTCGGAATGAAGATATGGAGTTCAGCCGTCGCTCTCTGGATGCCTCACATAAGCAGCAACTAGAGAATGTGAAGAAAATTAGAAAATTGGAAGCAGAATGTCAAAGATTACGCCTTCTAAGTCGCAAGCGGCTGCCTGGTCAGGTTGCATTGACAAAGGTTAAGAATGAAATTGAAATGCAAGAAAAAAGTCAAACTGTCATAAGGAGGAGGAAGTCAGATCCCCCGACTGGAAGTTTAATTCTTAAAGACACAGCGAAGGATGACATTCCCCATAAGGAGATAACTTTTCTAGTTGAACGCATGTGTAATCTGGAGGGAGAGAACAAGGCTTTGAAAGATTTATTAGGCAGGAAAGAAGTTGAGATTTGCCATTCTTCTGTTAAGGGTTCCAAAGAGCTGGCCTTGGCTAGTCCACTATCAAATGAAACTTCCTCAATATCAAGTTACGACACATGCAAGAGAGATGAAAGTGTTTGTTCAAAAATGATTGGGGTTTCAGAGATGTGTTTGATGGATGATTTTGCTGAAATGGAGAAACTTGCAATAGTTGCTGTTGATTCTACAATAGGGAGTTCTTATCCTCCCTCAGATGCAAGTCTCGCTTTATCAGATTCCTCGAGAATAGAGACACATGGACACCAGATCGACTCGACTGGTAAGGAACTAGTTAAAGTGGGACAATATGATTTATATGACTTGGGAATGGAAGTTCAAGGACAAGATTCACTGTCCAAGAGATCCTCCAATTGGCTTCATGAAATCTTGAAAATAATAATGGAGCAAAGCCGTGTCTCAAAAAAGGGCGCTGATGAATTATTAGAGGATATTAGAGTAGCTTTGTACAATGTAAACCCTCCATGTACTGGGCCGTCTGAACTGCTTCCCATCAGTGGTTATATTACTTGGAAATCTCCGGTAACATCTCCAAAAATGCAAAGTCTAACAATTGAACCGGGATCAACGCAAAGTGTTATATCTGAATTGGAGAAAATTTGTTCTATCCTCCAAGCAGAAAATGAAAGATTGAAAGCTGAGATAAACAGTATGAAGTCCTCAAACAAAGATGTACAAGTCAAGCTGCAGGTCATGAAGAACAAGAGCGAAAACTTGGCAAATGAACTTAAGCAATCACAACAAAGTATTGTAAGTCTACGAGTTGAACTGGAAGAAGCTAAAGAATCTAAAAGGATGATGGAAGATCTTATGGAAAATCAGAAATCAATCAATGAAGATCTCGATACGCAGCTTACTGTGACCAAAGTTAAACTAAATGAAACACTTCAAAAACTATCTTCTCTTGAAGTAGAATTGGAAGACAGAAGTCACTGTTGTGAAGAGCTGGAAGGAACTTGTCTCGAGcttcaacttcaacttgaaag TATTACTGCCAATCCAACTTCCGTGGACAACATGGATCAAGAAAAAGGCCCGCAGAAAACT GGCTGGGAAATAACATCTGCTTCTGCAAAATTGGCCGAGTGTCAAGAGACTATACTGAACCTAGGGAAGCAAATTAAGGCCTTAGCTTTGCCGAAGGAAAATACAGTTGGTGCCACCAATGGTAGCATTAAGAACATGAGGAAGCACATGTCTCTACTCGATCGAATGTTATCAGAGGATGACGTGCAAAAGGAGGAACTCAACTCTCCCAACTTAGAAGAACCCCTAAGCACCATTAATACAGTTCATGCAACTCAAAGCCCACAGTCTGAAGCTAAAACTCCGAATATGAGAACTATGGTTATTTTACCAACCAAGAAGCGCGGGGGGATGAATTTTCTAAGGAAGCTTTTACTAAGGAAGAAGCGAGAAAGAAGCAAGAAGAGAGCCTTTCCGTTAGGCATTGAAACTTATTAA